The following proteins come from a genomic window of Corallococcus sp. NCRR:
- a CDS encoding ParB/RepB/Spo0J family partition protein, whose product MQKNADTQKRALGRGLSALIPQAAPAAPAPAAPPPKPGVLKLAIESIHRDPLQPRRHFDETKLHELTESIKAQGLLQPILVRKNPNKGGDGYLIIAGERRWRASQAAGLKEIPAIVREVTEAESFELALVENLQRADLNPIEEADGYRRLVEEFKLTQEQVAQKVGKERSTVANALRLLALPPDVKAMVADGSLSMGHARALLGVPRLPELQNLAKQVTEKKLSVRDTERLVQQGKSAKGGKDSGKPAPKVSPQVKALTEELQRRLGTKVRLSEKSPGKGTLEVDFFSYDDLDRLLKLLRKE is encoded by the coding sequence GTGCAGAAGAACGCAGACACCCAGAAGCGCGCCCTGGGCCGGGGCCTGTCCGCCCTCATCCCCCAGGCCGCCCCCGCCGCTCCGGCGCCGGCCGCCCCGCCGCCGAAGCCCGGCGTGCTCAAGCTGGCCATCGAGTCCATCCACCGCGACCCGCTCCAGCCCCGCCGCCACTTCGACGAGACGAAGCTCCACGAACTCACCGAGTCCATCAAGGCGCAGGGCCTGCTCCAGCCCATCCTCGTCCGGAAGAACCCGAACAAGGGCGGCGACGGCTACCTCATCATCGCGGGCGAGCGCCGCTGGCGCGCCTCCCAGGCCGCGGGCCTGAAGGAGATCCCCGCCATCGTGCGCGAGGTCACGGAGGCCGAGTCCTTCGAGCTCGCCCTGGTGGAGAACCTCCAGCGCGCGGACCTGAACCCCATTGAAGAGGCGGACGGCTACCGGCGCCTGGTGGAGGAGTTCAAGCTCACGCAGGAGCAGGTGGCCCAGAAGGTGGGCAAGGAGCGCTCCACCGTCGCGAACGCGCTGCGCCTCCTGGCCCTGCCCCCGGACGTGAAGGCCATGGTGGCGGACGGGTCGCTGTCCATGGGCCACGCCCGCGCGCTGCTCGGCGTGCCCCGGCTGCCGGAGCTCCAGAACCTGGCGAAGCAGGTGACGGAGAAGAAGCTGTCCGTGCGCGACACGGAGCGGCTGGTCCAGCAGGGCAAGTCCGCGAAGGGCGGCAAGGATTCAGGAAAGCCGGCGCCCAAGGTGAGCCCGCAGGTGAAGGCGCTCACCGAGGAGCTGCAGCGTCGGTTGGGGACAAAGGTCCGTCTGTCGGAGAAAAGCCCGGGAAAAGGCACCCTGGAAGTCGACTTCTTCTCCTACGATGACCTCGACAGGCTGTTGAAGCTTCTGAGGAAGGAGTAG
- a CDS encoding ParA family protein, which produces MGRIICISNQKGGVGKTTTAINLAASLASAERRTLLVDMDPQGNAGSGLGLKRENLTGTVYDALLGGRPASELVHPTELRFLQVIPATPDLTGAEVELVNQERREFRLREALLPLKDKYDYIIIDCPPSLGLLTLNALVTADSVLIPLQCEYYALEGLSQLTHTIDLVKQGLNPSLKMEGILLTMFDARANIAHQVVDEVRGYFKDQVFQAVVPRNVRLSECPSFGKPIILYDIKSKGCESYLALGRELMRRDSPKPSKRRVA; this is translated from the coding sequence GTGGGTCGTATCATCTGCATCTCCAACCAGAAGGGCGGCGTGGGTAAGACCACCACCGCCATCAACCTCGCCGCGAGCCTCGCCTCCGCGGAGCGCCGCACCCTGCTGGTGGACATGGACCCCCAGGGCAACGCCGGCAGCGGCCTGGGCCTCAAGCGCGAGAACCTCACCGGCACCGTCTACGACGCACTCCTCGGAGGCCGCCCCGCTTCGGAGCTGGTCCACCCCACCGAGCTGCGCTTCCTCCAGGTCATCCCCGCCACGCCCGACCTCACCGGCGCGGAGGTCGAACTCGTCAACCAGGAGCGCCGCGAGTTCCGCCTGCGCGAAGCCCTGCTGCCGCTCAAGGACAAGTACGACTACATCATCATCGACTGTCCGCCCTCGCTCGGCCTGCTCACGCTCAACGCGCTGGTGACCGCGGACTCCGTCCTCATCCCGCTACAGTGCGAGTACTACGCGCTCGAGGGTCTGTCGCAGCTCACGCACACCATCGACCTGGTCAAGCAGGGGCTCAACCCCTCGCTGAAGATGGAGGGCATCCTCCTGACCATGTTCGACGCGCGCGCCAACATCGCCCACCAGGTCGTGGATGAGGTGCGCGGCTACTTCAAGGACCAGGTCTTCCAGGCCGTCGTGCCGCGCAACGTGCGCCTGTCCGAGTGCCCGTCCTTCGGCAAGCCGATCATCCTGTACGACATCAAGTCCAAGGGCTGCGAGAGCTACCTGGCCCTGGGCCGCGAGCTGATGCGCCGGGACTCCCCCAAGCCGTCCAAGCGCCGGGTCGCCTGA
- the bacM gene encoding bactofilin BacM, with the protein MALLGGKKDEAPSKPLFKREEDFVSTRPGEVHTLLGKGSEFEGKLTFEGQVRIDGKFNGQIVTKDVLVIGDGARVQAEIQAGTVIINGTVEGNVRATQLIELKQPGRVKGNLETPSLSMDRGVIFEGSLKMENIGKGGGNPPPPGEKK; encoded by the coding sequence GTGGCGCTCCTTGGCGGGAAGAAAGACGAAGCACCCAGCAAGCCCCTGTTCAAACGGGAGGAGGATTTCGTGTCGACGCGTCCGGGTGAGGTTCACACGCTTCTGGGCAAGGGAAGCGAGTTCGAGGGGAAGCTCACCTTCGAGGGTCAGGTTCGAATCGACGGCAAGTTCAACGGGCAGATCGTCACCAAGGACGTGCTCGTCATTGGCGACGGCGCCCGCGTGCAGGCGGAGATTCAAGCCGGCACCGTCATCATCAACGGCACCGTGGAAGGCAACGTGCGCGCCACGCAGCTCATCGAGCTGAAGCAGCCGGGCCGCGTGAAGGGCAACCTGGAGACGCCGTCGCTCTCCATGGACCGCGGCGTCATCTTCGAGGGCTCCCTCAAGATGGAGAACATCGGCAAGGGCGGCGGCAACCCGCCCCCGCCCGGAGAGAAGAAGTAA